A genomic region of Pogoniulus pusillus isolate bPogPus1 chromosome 35, bPogPus1.pri, whole genome shotgun sequence contains the following coding sequences:
- the ADAMTSL2 gene encoding ADAMTS-like protein 2 isoform X3, which translates to MKTSKWRWSSISIRARSQLKGTLALLLVGNVAFVMAQQDLTQTSNSLEEGADVTAYWWGEWTKWTACTRTCGGGVKSQERHCLRQRRKSVSGLANKTCTGTSKRYQLCKVQECPANGRSFREEQCSSFNSHVYNGRTYQWKPLYPDDYVHISSKPCDLHCTTVDGQRQLMVQARDGTSCKYTDFRGVCVSGKCEPIGCDGVLFSTHTLDKCGVCRGDGSSCTHVTGSYRRGNSHLGYSLVTHIPAGARDIQIVERKKSADVLAVADEAGYYFFNGNYKVDSPKNFNIAGTVFKYRRPMDVYETGIEYIVAQGPTNQGLNIMVWNQNGKNPSITFEYTLLRKPHSQSLQPIYYTFSESESEESREFGADVPLGFIQHNATYFGKLSRERLDLENQVFGRQDTEEELNLSKDSNVTRSTHQTDHEERGLDPRLTSREFLLENAITDKLLEKTSDSKELVLNMTMNSIFAQGDPINSVGPHIDSLYVDYEDTDGVVTYTINSTYLELSNSKASNSSAETPFPNATVTISSPQGNRTHKARNRLKLLRKGQGVSAADMYRWKLSSHEPCSSTCTTGVMSTYAMCVRYDGIEVDDTYCDAMTRPEPIHEFCAGRECQPRWETSSWSECSRTCGEGYQFRIVRCWKMISPGFDSSVYSDLCESADIARPDERKVCKNPACGPQWEMSEWSECSARCGERSVVTRDIRCSEEEKLCDASARPLAEKNCTGPPCDRQWTVSDWGPCSGGCGQGRMIRHVYCKTSDGRVVPESQCHLESKPLAIHPCGDKNCPSHWLAQDWERCNTTCGRGVKKRIVLCLEIVNGKIKTRSPADCDAAKKPLEETTCFERPCFKWYTTPWSECTKTCGIGVRMRDVKCYQGKDIVRGCDPLVKPVGKQTCDLQPCPTEPPDDSCQDQAGTNCALAIKVNLCSHWYYSKACCRSCRAPHS; encoded by the exons ATGAAGACATCTAAGTGGAGGTGGAGCAGCATCTCCATCAGGGCACGATCCCAGCTGAAGGGCaccctggctctgctcctcGTGGGCAACGTTGCCTTTGTGATGGCTCAG CAGGACCTGACACAGACCTCCAACAGCCTGGAGgaaggggcagatgtgactgcaTACTGGTGGGGAGAGTGGACCAAGTGGACAGCCTGTACCAGGACCTGTGGAGGAGGAGTCAAGTCCCAAGAGAGGCACTGCCTGCGGCAGAG AAGGAAGTCAGTGAGTGGGCTGGCTAATAAAACTTGCACTGGAACATCCAAAAGATACCAGCTCTGCAAAGTCCAA GAGTGCCCTGCCAACGGAAGGAGCTTTCGCGAGGAGCAGTGCTCATCCTTCAACTCCCACGTCTACAACGGCAGGACCTATCAATGGAAACCTTTATACCCTG ATGACTATGTTCACATTTCTAGCAAGCCCTGTGACCTCCATTGCACCACGGTGGATGGTCAGAGACAGTTAATGGTTCAGGCTCGGGATGGAACATCCTGCAAATACACTGATTTCCGAGGGGTTTGCGTGTCTGGAAAATGTGAG cccatcGGCTGCGACGGAGTCCTCTTCTCCACCCACACCCTGGATAAGTGCGGAGTGTGCCGGGGGGACGGCAGCAGCTGCACGCACGTCACCGGCAGCTACCGCAGAGGCAACTCTCACCTGG GCTATTCCCTGGTAACTCACATTCCTGCTGGAGCAAGGGACATCCAGATAGTGGAACGCAAGAAGTCTGCAGACGTCCTGG CTGTGGCTGATGAAGCTGGCTACTATTTCTTCAATGGGAACTACAAGGTGGACAGCCCCAAGAACTTCAACATTGCAGGCACAGTGTTCAAGTACCGCAGGCCCATGGATGTCTATGAGACAGGCATAGAGTACATCGTGGCCCAAGGGCCAACCAACCAAGGCTTGAACATCATG GTCTGGAATCAAAATGGCAAGAACCCCTCCATCACCTTTGAGTACACCCTGCTGAGGAAGCCACACTCCCAAAGCCTGCAGCCCATCTACTACACCTTCTCCGAGTCGGAGAGCGAAGAAAGCAGAGAGTTCGGCGCAGATGTGCCCTTGGGGTTCATCCAGCACAATGCCACCTACTTTGGGAAGCTCTCCAGGGAAAGGCTGGACTTGGAGAACCAAGTGTTTGGAAGGCAGGACACCGAGGAAGAGTTAAACCTGAGCAAAG ATTCAAACGTTACCAGGTCGACTCACCAGACAGACCACGAGGAGAGAGGCCTCGACCCCAGGCTGACCTCCAGGGAGTTCCTCCTGGAGAATGCCATCACGGacaagctgctggagaagactTCGGACTCCAAGGAGCTGGTGCTCAACATGACCATGAACAGCATTTTTGCCCAGGGAGACCCAATCAACTCTGTGGGGCCACACATTGACAGCCTCTATGTTGACTACGAGGACACTGATGGGGTGGTGACCTACACCATCAATAGCACttacctggagctgagcaacagcaaagccagcaacagctctgcagagacgCCGTTCCCCAACGCCACCGTCACCATCAGCAGCCCCCAGGGGAACAGAACCCACAAAGCAAG AAACAGACTGAAGTTGTTAAGAAAGGGCCAAGGTGTGAGTGCTGCTGACATGTACAGGTGGAAGCTTTCCTCCCACGAACCCTGCAGCTCTACATGCACCACAG GAGTGATGTCCACATATGCGATGTGTGTTCGCTATGATGGGATCGAGGTGGACGATACGTACTGTGATGCCATGACCCGTCCCGAGCCCATCCATGAGttctgtgctgggagagagtgcCAGCCAAG GTGGGAGACCAGCAGCTGGAGCGAGTGCTCTCGGACGTGCGGGGAGGGCTACCAGTTCCGCATCGTGCGCTGCTGGAAGATGATCTCGCCAGGCTTCGACAGCTCCGTCTACAGCGACCTCTGCGAGTCTGCCGACATCGCCCGGCCCGACGAGCGCAAGGTCTGCAAGAACCCCGCCTGTGGCCCCCAGTGGGAGATGTCAGAGTGGTCAGAG TGCTCAGCGCGGTGCGGCGAGCGGAGCGTGGTGACGAGGGACATCCGCTGCtcggaggaggagaagctgtgcGACGCCAGCGCCCGGCCCCTGGCCGAGAAGAACTGCACAGGGCCCCCCTGCGACCGCCAGTGGACAGTCTCCGACTGGGGCCCG TGCAGCGGCGGCTGCGGGCAGGGCAGGATGATCAGACACGTTTACTGCAAGACCAGCGACGGGAGAGTGGTGCCCGAGTCCCAGTGCCACCTGGAGAGCAAGCCCTTGGCCATCCACCCCTGCGGGGACAAGAACTGCCCCTCGCACTGGCTGGCACAGGACTGGGAGAGG TGCAACACGACCTGTGGCCGGGGGGTGAAGAAGAGGATTGTGCTCTGCCTGGAGATCGTCAACGGCAAGATCAAGACTCGCAGCCCTGCCGACTGCGACGCTGCCAAGAAGCCCCTAGAGGAGACAACCTGCTTCGAGAGGCCCTGCTTCAAGTGGTACACCACCCCCTGGTCAGAG
- the ADAMTSL2 gene encoding ADAMTS-like protein 2 isoform X2 has protein sequence MKTSKWRWSSISIRARSQLKGTLALLLVGNVAFVMAQDLTQTSNSLEEGADVTAYWWGEWTKWTACTRTCGGGVKSQERHCLRQRRKSVSGLANKTCTGTSKRYQLCKVQECPANGRSFREEQCSSFNSHVYNGRTYQWKPLYPDDYVHISSKPCDLHCTTVDGQRQLMVQARDGTSCKYTDFRGVCVSGKCEPIGCDGVLFSTHTLDKCGVCRGDGSSCTHVTGSYRRGNSHLGYSLVTHIPAGARDIQIVERKKSADVLAVADEAGYYFFNGNYKVDSPKNFNIAGTVFKYRRPMDVYETGIEYIVAQGPTNQGLNIMVWNQNGKNPSITFEYTLLRKPHSQSLQPIYYTFSESESEESREFGADVPLGFIQHNATYFGKLSRERLDLENQVFGRQDTEEELNLSKGQETNEVYERAETIDCEPKLKGKPPQDSNVTRSTHQTDHEERGLDPRLTSREFLLENAITDKLLEKTSDSKELVLNMTMNSIFAQGDPINSVGPHIDSLYVDYEDTDGVVTYTINSTYLELSNSKASNSSAETPFPNATVTISSPQGNRTHKARNRLKLLRKGQGVSAADMYRWKLSSHEPCSSTCTTGVMSTYAMCVRYDGIEVDDTYCDAMTRPEPIHEFCAGRECQPRWETSSWSECSRTCGEGYQFRIVRCWKMISPGFDSSVYSDLCESADIARPDERKVCKNPACGPQWEMSEWSECSARCGERSVVTRDIRCSEEEKLCDASARPLAEKNCTGPPCDRQWTVSDWGPCSGGCGQGRMIRHVYCKTSDGRVVPESQCHLESKPLAIHPCGDKNCPSHWLAQDWERCNTTCGRGVKKRIVLCLEIVNGKIKTRSPADCDAAKKPLEETTCFERPCFKWYTTPWSECTKTCGIGVRMRDVKCYQGKDIVRGCDPLVKPVGKQTCDLQPCPTEPPDDSCQDQAGTNCALAIKVNLCSHWYYSKACCRSCRAPHS, from the exons ATGAAGACATCTAAGTGGAGGTGGAGCAGCATCTCCATCAGGGCACGATCCCAGCTGAAGGGCaccctggctctgctcctcGTGGGCAACGTTGCCTTTGTGATGGCTCAG GACCTGACACAGACCTCCAACAGCCTGGAGgaaggggcagatgtgactgcaTACTGGTGGGGAGAGTGGACCAAGTGGACAGCCTGTACCAGGACCTGTGGAGGAGGAGTCAAGTCCCAAGAGAGGCACTGCCTGCGGCAGAG AAGGAAGTCAGTGAGTGGGCTGGCTAATAAAACTTGCACTGGAACATCCAAAAGATACCAGCTCTGCAAAGTCCAA GAGTGCCCTGCCAACGGAAGGAGCTTTCGCGAGGAGCAGTGCTCATCCTTCAACTCCCACGTCTACAACGGCAGGACCTATCAATGGAAACCTTTATACCCTG ATGACTATGTTCACATTTCTAGCAAGCCCTGTGACCTCCATTGCACCACGGTGGATGGTCAGAGACAGTTAATGGTTCAGGCTCGGGATGGAACATCCTGCAAATACACTGATTTCCGAGGGGTTTGCGTGTCTGGAAAATGTGAG cccatcGGCTGCGACGGAGTCCTCTTCTCCACCCACACCCTGGATAAGTGCGGAGTGTGCCGGGGGGACGGCAGCAGCTGCACGCACGTCACCGGCAGCTACCGCAGAGGCAACTCTCACCTGG GCTATTCCCTGGTAACTCACATTCCTGCTGGAGCAAGGGACATCCAGATAGTGGAACGCAAGAAGTCTGCAGACGTCCTGG CTGTGGCTGATGAAGCTGGCTACTATTTCTTCAATGGGAACTACAAGGTGGACAGCCCCAAGAACTTCAACATTGCAGGCACAGTGTTCAAGTACCGCAGGCCCATGGATGTCTATGAGACAGGCATAGAGTACATCGTGGCCCAAGGGCCAACCAACCAAGGCTTGAACATCATG GTCTGGAATCAAAATGGCAAGAACCCCTCCATCACCTTTGAGTACACCCTGCTGAGGAAGCCACACTCCCAAAGCCTGCAGCCCATCTACTACACCTTCTCCGAGTCGGAGAGCGAAGAAAGCAGAGAGTTCGGCGCAGATGTGCCCTTGGGGTTCATCCAGCACAATGCCACCTACTTTGGGAAGCTCTCCAGGGAAAGGCTGGACTTGGAGAACCAAGTGTTTGGAAGGCAGGACACCGAGGAAGAGTTAAACCTGAGCAAAGGTCAGGAAACCAATGAGGTCTATGAAAGAGCAGAAACAATTGACTGTGAGCCAAAACTGAAGGGCAAACCCCCCCAAG ATTCAAACGTTACCAGGTCGACTCACCAGACAGACCACGAGGAGAGAGGCCTCGACCCCAGGCTGACCTCCAGGGAGTTCCTCCTGGAGAATGCCATCACGGacaagctgctggagaagactTCGGACTCCAAGGAGCTGGTGCTCAACATGACCATGAACAGCATTTTTGCCCAGGGAGACCCAATCAACTCTGTGGGGCCACACATTGACAGCCTCTATGTTGACTACGAGGACACTGATGGGGTGGTGACCTACACCATCAATAGCACttacctggagctgagcaacagcaaagccagcaacagctctgcagagacgCCGTTCCCCAACGCCACCGTCACCATCAGCAGCCCCCAGGGGAACAGAACCCACAAAGCAAG AAACAGACTGAAGTTGTTAAGAAAGGGCCAAGGTGTGAGTGCTGCTGACATGTACAGGTGGAAGCTTTCCTCCCACGAACCCTGCAGCTCTACATGCACCACAG GAGTGATGTCCACATATGCGATGTGTGTTCGCTATGATGGGATCGAGGTGGACGATACGTACTGTGATGCCATGACCCGTCCCGAGCCCATCCATGAGttctgtgctgggagagagtgcCAGCCAAG GTGGGAGACCAGCAGCTGGAGCGAGTGCTCTCGGACGTGCGGGGAGGGCTACCAGTTCCGCATCGTGCGCTGCTGGAAGATGATCTCGCCAGGCTTCGACAGCTCCGTCTACAGCGACCTCTGCGAGTCTGCCGACATCGCCCGGCCCGACGAGCGCAAGGTCTGCAAGAACCCCGCCTGTGGCCCCCAGTGGGAGATGTCAGAGTGGTCAGAG TGCTCAGCGCGGTGCGGCGAGCGGAGCGTGGTGACGAGGGACATCCGCTGCtcggaggaggagaagctgtgcGACGCCAGCGCCCGGCCCCTGGCCGAGAAGAACTGCACAGGGCCCCCCTGCGACCGCCAGTGGACAGTCTCCGACTGGGGCCCG TGCAGCGGCGGCTGCGGGCAGGGCAGGATGATCAGACACGTTTACTGCAAGACCAGCGACGGGAGAGTGGTGCCCGAGTCCCAGTGCCACCTGGAGAGCAAGCCCTTGGCCATCCACCCCTGCGGGGACAAGAACTGCCCCTCGCACTGGCTGGCACAGGACTGGGAGAGG TGCAACACGACCTGTGGCCGGGGGGTGAAGAAGAGGATTGTGCTCTGCCTGGAGATCGTCAACGGCAAGATCAAGACTCGCAGCCCTGCCGACTGCGACGCTGCCAAGAAGCCCCTAGAGGAGACAACCTGCTTCGAGAGGCCCTGCTTCAAGTGGTACACCACCCCCTGGTCAGAG
- the ADAMTSL2 gene encoding ADAMTS-like protein 2 isoform X4: protein MKTSKWRWSSISIRARSQLKGTLALLLVGNVAFVMAQQDLTQTSNSLEEGADVTAYWWGEWTKWTACTRTCGGGVKSQERHCLRQRRKSVSGLANKTCTGTSKRYQLCKVQECPANGRSFREEQCSSFNSHVYNGRTYQWKPLYPDDYVHISSKPCDLHCTTVDGQRQLMVQARDGTSCKYTDFRGVCVSGKCEPIGCDGVLFSTHTLDKCGVCRGDGSSCTHVTGSYRRGNSHLGYSLVTHIPAGARDIQIVERKKSADVLAVADEAGYYFFNGNYKVDSPKNFNIAGTVFKYRRPMDVYETGIEYIVAQGPTNQGLNIMVWNQNGKNPSITFEYTLLRKPHSQSLQPIYYTFSESESEESREFGADVPLGFIQHNATYFGKLSRERLDLENQVFGRQDTEEELNLSKGQETNEVYERAETIDCEPKLKGKPPQDSNVTRSTHQTDHEERGLDPRLTSREFLLENAITDKLLEKTSDSKELVLNMTMNSIFAQGDPINSVGPHIDSLYVDYEDTDGVVTYTINSTYLELSNSKASNSSAETPFPNATVTISSPQGNRTHKARWETSSWSECSRTCGEGYQFRIVRCWKMISPGFDSSVYSDLCESADIARPDERKVCKNPACGPQWEMSEWSECSARCGERSVVTRDIRCSEEEKLCDASARPLAEKNCTGPPCDRQWTVSDWGPCSGGCGQGRMIRHVYCKTSDGRVVPESQCHLESKPLAIHPCGDKNCPSHWLAQDWERCNTTCGRGVKKRIVLCLEIVNGKIKTRSPADCDAAKKPLEETTCFERPCFKWYTTPWSECTKTCGIGVRMRDVKCYQGKDIVRGCDPLVKPVGKQTCDLQPCPTEPPDDSCQDQAGTNCALAIKVNLCSHWYYSKACCRSCRAPHS from the exons ATGAAGACATCTAAGTGGAGGTGGAGCAGCATCTCCATCAGGGCACGATCCCAGCTGAAGGGCaccctggctctgctcctcGTGGGCAACGTTGCCTTTGTGATGGCTCAG CAGGACCTGACACAGACCTCCAACAGCCTGGAGgaaggggcagatgtgactgcaTACTGGTGGGGAGAGTGGACCAAGTGGACAGCCTGTACCAGGACCTGTGGAGGAGGAGTCAAGTCCCAAGAGAGGCACTGCCTGCGGCAGAG AAGGAAGTCAGTGAGTGGGCTGGCTAATAAAACTTGCACTGGAACATCCAAAAGATACCAGCTCTGCAAAGTCCAA GAGTGCCCTGCCAACGGAAGGAGCTTTCGCGAGGAGCAGTGCTCATCCTTCAACTCCCACGTCTACAACGGCAGGACCTATCAATGGAAACCTTTATACCCTG ATGACTATGTTCACATTTCTAGCAAGCCCTGTGACCTCCATTGCACCACGGTGGATGGTCAGAGACAGTTAATGGTTCAGGCTCGGGATGGAACATCCTGCAAATACACTGATTTCCGAGGGGTTTGCGTGTCTGGAAAATGTGAG cccatcGGCTGCGACGGAGTCCTCTTCTCCACCCACACCCTGGATAAGTGCGGAGTGTGCCGGGGGGACGGCAGCAGCTGCACGCACGTCACCGGCAGCTACCGCAGAGGCAACTCTCACCTGG GCTATTCCCTGGTAACTCACATTCCTGCTGGAGCAAGGGACATCCAGATAGTGGAACGCAAGAAGTCTGCAGACGTCCTGG CTGTGGCTGATGAAGCTGGCTACTATTTCTTCAATGGGAACTACAAGGTGGACAGCCCCAAGAACTTCAACATTGCAGGCACAGTGTTCAAGTACCGCAGGCCCATGGATGTCTATGAGACAGGCATAGAGTACATCGTGGCCCAAGGGCCAACCAACCAAGGCTTGAACATCATG GTCTGGAATCAAAATGGCAAGAACCCCTCCATCACCTTTGAGTACACCCTGCTGAGGAAGCCACACTCCCAAAGCCTGCAGCCCATCTACTACACCTTCTCCGAGTCGGAGAGCGAAGAAAGCAGAGAGTTCGGCGCAGATGTGCCCTTGGGGTTCATCCAGCACAATGCCACCTACTTTGGGAAGCTCTCCAGGGAAAGGCTGGACTTGGAGAACCAAGTGTTTGGAAGGCAGGACACCGAGGAAGAGTTAAACCTGAGCAAAGGTCAGGAAACCAATGAGGTCTATGAAAGAGCAGAAACAATTGACTGTGAGCCAAAACTGAAGGGCAAACCCCCCCAAG ATTCAAACGTTACCAGGTCGACTCACCAGACAGACCACGAGGAGAGAGGCCTCGACCCCAGGCTGACCTCCAGGGAGTTCCTCCTGGAGAATGCCATCACGGacaagctgctggagaagactTCGGACTCCAAGGAGCTGGTGCTCAACATGACCATGAACAGCATTTTTGCCCAGGGAGACCCAATCAACTCTGTGGGGCCACACATTGACAGCCTCTATGTTGACTACGAGGACACTGATGGGGTGGTGACCTACACCATCAATAGCACttacctggagctgagcaacagcaaagccagcaacagctctgcagagacgCCGTTCCCCAACGCCACCGTCACCATCAGCAGCCCCCAGGGGAACAGAACCCACAAAGCAAG GTGGGAGACCAGCAGCTGGAGCGAGTGCTCTCGGACGTGCGGGGAGGGCTACCAGTTCCGCATCGTGCGCTGCTGGAAGATGATCTCGCCAGGCTTCGACAGCTCCGTCTACAGCGACCTCTGCGAGTCTGCCGACATCGCCCGGCCCGACGAGCGCAAGGTCTGCAAGAACCCCGCCTGTGGCCCCCAGTGGGAGATGTCAGAGTGGTCAGAG TGCTCAGCGCGGTGCGGCGAGCGGAGCGTGGTGACGAGGGACATCCGCTGCtcggaggaggagaagctgtgcGACGCCAGCGCCCGGCCCCTGGCCGAGAAGAACTGCACAGGGCCCCCCTGCGACCGCCAGTGGACAGTCTCCGACTGGGGCCCG TGCAGCGGCGGCTGCGGGCAGGGCAGGATGATCAGACACGTTTACTGCAAGACCAGCGACGGGAGAGTGGTGCCCGAGTCCCAGTGCCACCTGGAGAGCAAGCCCTTGGCCATCCACCCCTGCGGGGACAAGAACTGCCCCTCGCACTGGCTGGCACAGGACTGGGAGAGG TGCAACACGACCTGTGGCCGGGGGGTGAAGAAGAGGATTGTGCTCTGCCTGGAGATCGTCAACGGCAAGATCAAGACTCGCAGCCCTGCCGACTGCGACGCTGCCAAGAAGCCCCTAGAGGAGACAACCTGCTTCGAGAGGCCCTGCTTCAAGTGGTACACCACCCCCTGGTCAGAG
- the ADAMTSL2 gene encoding ADAMTS-like protein 2 isoform X1, whose product MKTSKWRWSSISIRARSQLKGTLALLLVGNVAFVMAQQDLTQTSNSLEEGADVTAYWWGEWTKWTACTRTCGGGVKSQERHCLRQRRKSVSGLANKTCTGTSKRYQLCKVQECPANGRSFREEQCSSFNSHVYNGRTYQWKPLYPDDYVHISSKPCDLHCTTVDGQRQLMVQARDGTSCKYTDFRGVCVSGKCEPIGCDGVLFSTHTLDKCGVCRGDGSSCTHVTGSYRRGNSHLGYSLVTHIPAGARDIQIVERKKSADVLAVADEAGYYFFNGNYKVDSPKNFNIAGTVFKYRRPMDVYETGIEYIVAQGPTNQGLNIMVWNQNGKNPSITFEYTLLRKPHSQSLQPIYYTFSESESEESREFGADVPLGFIQHNATYFGKLSRERLDLENQVFGRQDTEEELNLSKGQETNEVYERAETIDCEPKLKGKPPQDSNVTRSTHQTDHEERGLDPRLTSREFLLENAITDKLLEKTSDSKELVLNMTMNSIFAQGDPINSVGPHIDSLYVDYEDTDGVVTYTINSTYLELSNSKASNSSAETPFPNATVTISSPQGNRTHKARNRLKLLRKGQGVSAADMYRWKLSSHEPCSSTCTTGVMSTYAMCVRYDGIEVDDTYCDAMTRPEPIHEFCAGRECQPRWETSSWSECSRTCGEGYQFRIVRCWKMISPGFDSSVYSDLCESADIARPDERKVCKNPACGPQWEMSEWSECSARCGERSVVTRDIRCSEEEKLCDASARPLAEKNCTGPPCDRQWTVSDWGPCSGGCGQGRMIRHVYCKTSDGRVVPESQCHLESKPLAIHPCGDKNCPSHWLAQDWERCNTTCGRGVKKRIVLCLEIVNGKIKTRSPADCDAAKKPLEETTCFERPCFKWYTTPWSECTKTCGIGVRMRDVKCYQGKDIVRGCDPLVKPVGKQTCDLQPCPTEPPDDSCQDQAGTNCALAIKVNLCSHWYYSKACCRSCRAPHS is encoded by the exons ATGAAGACATCTAAGTGGAGGTGGAGCAGCATCTCCATCAGGGCACGATCCCAGCTGAAGGGCaccctggctctgctcctcGTGGGCAACGTTGCCTTTGTGATGGCTCAG CAGGACCTGACACAGACCTCCAACAGCCTGGAGgaaggggcagatgtgactgcaTACTGGTGGGGAGAGTGGACCAAGTGGACAGCCTGTACCAGGACCTGTGGAGGAGGAGTCAAGTCCCAAGAGAGGCACTGCCTGCGGCAGAG AAGGAAGTCAGTGAGTGGGCTGGCTAATAAAACTTGCACTGGAACATCCAAAAGATACCAGCTCTGCAAAGTCCAA GAGTGCCCTGCCAACGGAAGGAGCTTTCGCGAGGAGCAGTGCTCATCCTTCAACTCCCACGTCTACAACGGCAGGACCTATCAATGGAAACCTTTATACCCTG ATGACTATGTTCACATTTCTAGCAAGCCCTGTGACCTCCATTGCACCACGGTGGATGGTCAGAGACAGTTAATGGTTCAGGCTCGGGATGGAACATCCTGCAAATACACTGATTTCCGAGGGGTTTGCGTGTCTGGAAAATGTGAG cccatcGGCTGCGACGGAGTCCTCTTCTCCACCCACACCCTGGATAAGTGCGGAGTGTGCCGGGGGGACGGCAGCAGCTGCACGCACGTCACCGGCAGCTACCGCAGAGGCAACTCTCACCTGG GCTATTCCCTGGTAACTCACATTCCTGCTGGAGCAAGGGACATCCAGATAGTGGAACGCAAGAAGTCTGCAGACGTCCTGG CTGTGGCTGATGAAGCTGGCTACTATTTCTTCAATGGGAACTACAAGGTGGACAGCCCCAAGAACTTCAACATTGCAGGCACAGTGTTCAAGTACCGCAGGCCCATGGATGTCTATGAGACAGGCATAGAGTACATCGTGGCCCAAGGGCCAACCAACCAAGGCTTGAACATCATG GTCTGGAATCAAAATGGCAAGAACCCCTCCATCACCTTTGAGTACACCCTGCTGAGGAAGCCACACTCCCAAAGCCTGCAGCCCATCTACTACACCTTCTCCGAGTCGGAGAGCGAAGAAAGCAGAGAGTTCGGCGCAGATGTGCCCTTGGGGTTCATCCAGCACAATGCCACCTACTTTGGGAAGCTCTCCAGGGAAAGGCTGGACTTGGAGAACCAAGTGTTTGGAAGGCAGGACACCGAGGAAGAGTTAAACCTGAGCAAAGGTCAGGAAACCAATGAGGTCTATGAAAGAGCAGAAACAATTGACTGTGAGCCAAAACTGAAGGGCAAACCCCCCCAAG ATTCAAACGTTACCAGGTCGACTCACCAGACAGACCACGAGGAGAGAGGCCTCGACCCCAGGCTGACCTCCAGGGAGTTCCTCCTGGAGAATGCCATCACGGacaagctgctggagaagactTCGGACTCCAAGGAGCTGGTGCTCAACATGACCATGAACAGCATTTTTGCCCAGGGAGACCCAATCAACTCTGTGGGGCCACACATTGACAGCCTCTATGTTGACTACGAGGACACTGATGGGGTGGTGACCTACACCATCAATAGCACttacctggagctgagcaacagcaaagccagcaacagctctgcagagacgCCGTTCCCCAACGCCACCGTCACCATCAGCAGCCCCCAGGGGAACAGAACCCACAAAGCAAG AAACAGACTGAAGTTGTTAAGAAAGGGCCAAGGTGTGAGTGCTGCTGACATGTACAGGTGGAAGCTTTCCTCCCACGAACCCTGCAGCTCTACATGCACCACAG GAGTGATGTCCACATATGCGATGTGTGTTCGCTATGATGGGATCGAGGTGGACGATACGTACTGTGATGCCATGACCCGTCCCGAGCCCATCCATGAGttctgtgctgggagagagtgcCAGCCAAG GTGGGAGACCAGCAGCTGGAGCGAGTGCTCTCGGACGTGCGGGGAGGGCTACCAGTTCCGCATCGTGCGCTGCTGGAAGATGATCTCGCCAGGCTTCGACAGCTCCGTCTACAGCGACCTCTGCGAGTCTGCCGACATCGCCCGGCCCGACGAGCGCAAGGTCTGCAAGAACCCCGCCTGTGGCCCCCAGTGGGAGATGTCAGAGTGGTCAGAG TGCTCAGCGCGGTGCGGCGAGCGGAGCGTGGTGACGAGGGACATCCGCTGCtcggaggaggagaagctgtgcGACGCCAGCGCCCGGCCCCTGGCCGAGAAGAACTGCACAGGGCCCCCCTGCGACCGCCAGTGGACAGTCTCCGACTGGGGCCCG TGCAGCGGCGGCTGCGGGCAGGGCAGGATGATCAGACACGTTTACTGCAAGACCAGCGACGGGAGAGTGGTGCCCGAGTCCCAGTGCCACCTGGAGAGCAAGCCCTTGGCCATCCACCCCTGCGGGGACAAGAACTGCCCCTCGCACTGGCTGGCACAGGACTGGGAGAGG TGCAACACGACCTGTGGCCGGGGGGTGAAGAAGAGGATTGTGCTCTGCCTGGAGATCGTCAACGGCAAGATCAAGACTCGCAGCCCTGCCGACTGCGACGCTGCCAAGAAGCCCCTAGAGGAGACAACCTGCTTCGAGAGGCCCTGCTTCAAGTGGTACACCACCCCCTGGTCAGAG